CCAAGGTGCCCAGATAGAGCTGAATGACCTTGGGGTCCTTCATGAGCTCACGGCCGGTTCCCGTGTATGCGTCCTTGCCCTGGTCCAGTACGTAGCCGCGGTCGCAGATCTGCAGGCAGCGGCGGGCGTTCTGTTCCACCATGATCACCGAGACGCCGGCACGGTTGATCTCGTGGACCCTGAGGAAGGTTTCGTCCTGTTTGACGGGGGAGAGGCCTGCTGACGGCTCGTCCAGGAGCAGTACGGCCGGATCCATCATGAGCGCCCTGCCCATGGCCACCATCTGGCGCTCACCGCCGGAGAGCGACCCTGCCCGCTGGGCGCGCCGCTTGGCCAGGTCCGGGAACAGGCTGGTCACAAAATCGAAGCGCTCGGCGAAGGCCTTGGGACGCTGGAACATGCCCATCTGGAGGTTCTCTTCGATGGTCAGTGCTGCGAACACGTTGTTGGTCTGCGGCACGAAGCCCACGCCCTGGGTCACCAGCTTGTTGGCTTTCAAACCAGTGAGGTCCTGGCCCCGGACCACCACGGTGCCG
Above is a genomic segment from Arthrobacter sp. YN containing:
- a CDS encoding ABC transporter ATP-binding protein; protein product: MSSPAAMPASAAAPAGDSVVKVTNLVAGYIPGVNILNGCSIEARKGELIGIIGPNGAGKSTLLKAMFGLVKVHSGTVVVRGQDLTGLKANKLVTQGVGFVPQTNNVFAALTIEENLQMGMFQRPKAFAERFDFVTSLFPDLAKRRAQRAGSLSGGERQMVAMGRALMMDPAVLLLDEPSAGLSPVKQDETFLRVHEINRAGVSVIMVEQNARRCLQICDRGYVLDQGKDAYTGTGRELMKDPKVIQLYLGTLADEV